The following are from one region of the Vibrio parahaemolyticus genome:
- a CDS encoding efflux RND transporter periplasmic adaptor subunit, which translates to MKLNKKWLVLCGLLAIGAGGYHYLQRPEPISPYATEVVRKGNIEKAVLANGMLQASKLVNVGAQVSGQIQRLAVNLGDEIKQGDLIAQIDSLTQQNSLKEAQASLNSLNAQYQAKQAQIKQANYEYVRQKGMLAAKASSRADYENAEATLAIYKAELAQLDAEIEKAKINVDNAQLDLGYTTINAPMDGTVVYTAVEEGQTVNANQTTPTIIELAKLETMTVKAEISEADVIFVHPGQTALFTILGKPNQQFKGTLRAIEPGPTIMDGDDSDLSISDSDAIYYNAVFDVKNPQGILRIGMTAQVSIVLEQSENTLIVPSQVLQKSGGKGNYTVPVLEQGQVVQKPVTVGINNKVNAEILSGLKEGDQVVLGNAMDGESSSRGDRRRPPMRF; encoded by the coding sequence ATGAAACTCAATAAAAAATGGCTCGTTTTGTGTGGCCTACTTGCTATTGGTGCTGGTGGTTATCATTATCTGCAACGTCCAGAACCCATTTCTCCTTACGCGACAGAAGTCGTTCGCAAAGGCAATATCGAAAAGGCGGTATTAGCCAACGGCATGTTGCAAGCGTCCAAATTGGTGAATGTAGGTGCGCAAGTATCTGGGCAAATTCAACGCCTCGCTGTGAACTTAGGGGATGAGATCAAACAGGGGGACTTGATTGCACAGATTGACAGCCTGACTCAGCAAAACAGCCTCAAAGAAGCCCAGGCGTCTCTTAATAGTCTCAACGCTCAGTACCAGGCTAAGCAAGCGCAGATTAAACAAGCAAACTATGAATACGTGCGCCAAAAAGGCATGTTGGCAGCGAAAGCGAGCTCACGAGCTGATTACGAGAATGCCGAGGCGACGCTCGCCATCTACAAAGCCGAGTTAGCGCAACTGGATGCCGAAATCGAGAAAGCCAAAATCAACGTCGACAATGCGCAGTTAGATCTCGGTTACACCACTATCAACGCACCGATGGATGGCACGGTGGTCTACACCGCGGTGGAAGAAGGACAAACCGTAAACGCCAATCAAACCACGCCAACGATTATCGAGTTAGCCAAGTTAGAGACGATGACGGTGAAAGCCGAAATTTCGGAAGCCGATGTGATTTTTGTTCACCCAGGCCAAACGGCGCTGTTCACCATTTTAGGCAAACCGAATCAGCAGTTTAAAGGCACATTGCGCGCCATTGAGCCGGGGCCAACCATCATGGATGGCGATGACAGCGATCTGAGCATTTCAGATAGCGACGCCATTTACTACAACGCTGTATTTGATGTGAAGAACCCGCAAGGTATTTTGCGCATCGGCATGACTGCGCAAGTTTCGATTGTCCTTGAGCAATCGGAAAATACCTTGATTGTCCCTTCACAAGTGCTGCAAAAATCTGGCGGCAAAGGCAACTATACCGTGCCAGTGCTTGAACAGGGCCAAGTGGTGCAAAAGCCCGTGACAGTGGGTATCAACAACAAAGTGAACGCAGAAATTCTCTCAGGTTTGAAGGAGGGCGACCAAGTTGTTCTTGGCAATGCTATGGATGGAGAATCATCAAGCCGAGGTGATCGTCGTCGACCTCCGATGAGGTTCTAA
- a CDS encoding PTS sugar transporter subunit IIA has protein sequence MLRELITSDVIRIHSDATDWKDAISKSCEALIENGAIEPSYVEAIYRSHEELGPYYVVGPGMAMPHARPEDGVNRLSLAITVIQNGVNFNSEENDPVKMLVTLAATDSNSHVDAISKLAELFMNEEHVEAICNAQSKEDVLAIIDKY, from the coding sequence ATGCTACGTGAACTGATTACCTCTGATGTCATTCGCATCCATTCTGACGCAACCGACTGGAAAGATGCGATCAGCAAATCTTGTGAAGCTTTGATTGAAAATGGCGCGATAGAACCAAGTTACGTTGAAGCAATTTACCGCTCGCACGAAGAGCTTGGTCCTTACTACGTGGTAGGTCCGGGCATGGCGATGCCACACGCTCGCCCTGAAGATGGCGTTAACCGTTTGTCACTGGCGATCACGGTGATCCAAAACGGCGTCAATTTTAACTCTGAAGAAAATGACCCAGTAAAAATGCTGGTCACGCTAGCGGCAACGGACAGTAATAGCCACGTTGATGCGATTTCGAAACTGGCGGAATTGTTTATGAATGAAGAGCACGTAGAGGCCATCTGCAACGCTCAAAGCAAAGAAGATGTTCTTGCGATCATCGACAAATACTAA
- a CDS encoding MacB family efflux pump subunit gives MSDVLLKVEDVTRRFVSGDESLTVLNHINLEIKRGEMVAIVGASGSGKSTLMNVLGCLDKPSSGRYFINGQDVSTLESDLLAELRREYFGFIFQRYHLLGDLTAVANVEVPAVYAGVPHRQRTERAQSLLARLGLEDRLTHKPSQLSGGQQQRVSVARALMNGGEVILADEPTGALDSHSGQEMMALLKELHQLGHTIILVTHDMNVANFADRIIEIKDGEIIADTPNAQVVINEQAANTPSASFHRPAQAASKWWKWDSFIDALKMALLAMSSHRMRTFLTMLGIIIGIASVVSVVALGNGSQQQILSNISSMGTNTIDVRPGKGFGDRRSGRVKTLTADDAKSLESLPFVDSVTPSLSNSLTVRYANQDATASVEGVGEDYFRVRGYEIAKGQFWDEESVNSLAQEAVIDDNTRKEMFADRNPIGEVIFLGSLPVRIVGVTQKKEDAFGNSDALKIWVPYTTMSGRMMGQRYLNGITVRIDENAPSAAVEQSIINLLKMRHGTEDFFTINTDTIRQSIEKTTATMTLLISAIAVISLIVGGIGVMNIMLVSVTERTKEIGVRMAVGARQADILRQFLIEAVLVCLCGGIAGIGLAFLIGFAFSTSGSSFQMIYSMSSIIWAFICSTLIGIAFGFLPARNAAKLDPIEALARD, from the coding sequence ATGAGTGACGTGCTTTTAAAAGTTGAGGATGTAACTCGACGATTTGTCTCTGGCGACGAGTCGCTTACCGTGTTGAACCACATTAATTTAGAGATAAAACGCGGTGAAATGGTCGCGATCGTGGGTGCATCAGGATCAGGTAAATCGACGCTGATGAATGTGCTCGGCTGCTTGGATAAACCGTCCAGTGGTCGATACTTCATTAATGGGCAAGATGTCTCGACGTTGGAATCCGACCTACTGGCGGAACTGCGCCGCGAGTATTTTGGCTTTATATTCCAGCGTTACCATTTGCTGGGGGACTTAACCGCGGTGGCAAACGTGGAAGTACCTGCGGTTTACGCGGGAGTTCCTCATCGTCAAAGAACGGAGCGAGCGCAGTCGTTATTGGCTCGCTTGGGGCTGGAAGATCGTTTGACTCACAAGCCCAGCCAACTGAGTGGTGGCCAGCAACAGCGCGTGAGTGTTGCTCGTGCACTGATGAACGGTGGTGAGGTGATTCTTGCTGATGAGCCCACTGGCGCATTAGACAGTCACAGTGGGCAAGAGATGATGGCACTGCTTAAAGAGTTGCATCAACTTGGGCATACGATCATCTTAGTGACTCATGATATGAACGTGGCGAACTTTGCGGATCGCATCATTGAAATCAAAGATGGTGAAATCATTGCAGATACGCCAAATGCACAAGTTGTAATCAATGAGCAAGCAGCAAATACACCGAGCGCGTCTTTTCATCGCCCAGCGCAAGCCGCCAGTAAGTGGTGGAAGTGGGACAGTTTTATTGACGCGCTCAAAATGGCGCTGCTGGCGATGTCTAGCCACAGAATGCGCACGTTTTTGACCATGCTCGGCATCATTATTGGTATAGCCTCGGTGGTTTCCGTGGTGGCACTAGGTAATGGTTCACAACAGCAAATTTTGTCGAATATTTCATCCATGGGAACAAACACCATTGATGTCAGGCCGGGCAAAGGGTTTGGTGACCGCCGCTCCGGACGAGTGAAAACGCTAACCGCCGACGATGCTAAATCGTTGGAGAGTCTACCTTTTGTCGACAGTGTCACGCCGTCTTTATCCAACAGCTTAACCGTGCGTTACGCCAATCAGGATGCAACCGCGTCTGTGGAAGGGGTTGGGGAAGATTATTTTCGTGTGCGCGGTTATGAGATCGCCAAAGGTCAGTTTTGGGATGAAGAGAGCGTGAATTCGCTCGCCCAAGAAGCAGTGATTGATGACAACACTAGAAAGGAAATGTTTGCGGATAGAAATCCGATTGGTGAAGTGATTTTTCTAGGTTCATTGCCAGTGCGTATTGTGGGTGTCACGCAGAAAAAAGAAGACGCGTTTGGTAACAGCGACGCACTGAAAATTTGGGTGCCATACACCACCATGTCGGGACGAATGATGGGACAACGCTACCTCAACGGTATTACTGTACGGATTGATGAGAATGCCCCAAGCGCAGCGGTAGAACAGAGCATCATCAACTTGTTAAAAATGCGCCACGGTACAGAAGATTTCTTCACGATTAACACTGACACCATTCGTCAGAGCATCGAGAAAACCACCGCCACCATGACGTTACTGATCTCAGCGATTGCGGTGATCTCCCTAATTGTCGGGGGAATTGGCGTAATGAACATCATGTTGGTGTCGGTGACAGAGCGCACGAAAGAGATCGGTGTGCGAATGGCTGTGGGTGCGCGGCAAGCGGATATTTTGCGTCAGTTTTTGATTGAAGCGGTACTAGTGTGTTTGTGTGGTGGCATTGCTGGTATTGGCTTGGCGTTTTTGATTGGTTTTGCATTCAGTACATCTGGCAGCAGCTTCCAAATGATTTACTCAATGAGCTCGATCATCTGGGCGTTTATTTGCTCAACGTTGATTGGCATCGCTTTCGGCTTTTTACCCGCTCGCAATGCAGCCAAACTCGATCCGATAGAAGCGCTAGCGAGAGACTAA
- a CDS encoding S8 family serine peptidase, translating into MHYTTSKKQGLFTLSAVAVALTASMSAFAAPPMGFDESKLPTKYIVKFKEDPVSRSSMGGNSFWGPRIAQESVLQQVKARKVEKLGNRAIYSVELDGDDLEPLRNRGDVEYVEVDPPRYLLSETVPWGYNAVNAQQLDDFNAGNRTVCIIDSGYDLSHNDLSGNRVAGTNDSGTGSWSDPGNNNAHGTHVAGTIAAIANTEGVKGVMPNQNVNLHIVKVFNEAGWGYSSGLVKAIQTCADNGANVVNMSLGGSQSSRTEQNALKAIYDQGVLLIAAAGNDGNTAHSYPASYDSVMSVAAVDNQNDHAAFSQATDQVEIAAPGVAILSTVTVGEGKLSDITLNGVSQFDRGIVPHNRLVHNGTEFVPAPVAGSVTATLASCDVSGGNFNCGDMSGKICLTERIGNQSSGTYPEVDAVRACYNAGASAAIVYSNAALAGLQNPFLVDQNNAYRMVSVTVDRAFGQELLGYVGQEITVATTSGEDYEYYNGTSMATPHVTGVAGLVWSYHPTCTAAQVRNALIKTATDIDVAGRDNRTGHGLVNAEAAKLFLDAGCNGPDGGGSSVDSSYSNTNPVAIPDNKTSGAISALNVDRTGDSGTVSIDVDISHTYIGDLRVTLTSPTGGQVVLHDNTGGSANDIKTTFQVDFSGFESQGSWELKAVDSARRDTGTINSWSLTFQ; encoded by the coding sequence ATGCACTACACAACAAGTAAAAAACAAGGCTTATTTACATTGTCTGCTGTCGCCGTCGCGCTGACTGCTTCCATGTCAGCATTCGCGGCTCCACCGATGGGATTCGACGAATCCAAGTTGCCGACGAAATACATCGTCAAATTCAAAGAAGATCCGGTAAGCCGATCTTCGATGGGGGGCAACTCGTTTTGGGGACCACGTATCGCGCAAGAATCTGTTTTGCAACAGGTGAAAGCACGTAAAGTGGAAAAACTAGGTAACCGTGCCATTTACAGTGTTGAGCTGGATGGGGATGATCTTGAACCACTGCGTAACCGTGGTGATGTGGAATACGTGGAAGTCGATCCTCCGCGTTACCTGCTAAGTGAAACGGTACCTTGGGGTTACAACGCAGTGAATGCTCAACAGTTGGATGACTTCAATGCAGGTAACCGCACGGTTTGTATCATCGACTCTGGCTACGATTTGTCGCACAACGATCTGAGCGGTAACCGTGTTGCTGGTACCAATGACAGCGGCACAGGATCATGGAGTGATCCTGGCAACAACAACGCGCATGGTACTCACGTAGCGGGCACTATCGCTGCGATCGCGAATACTGAAGGCGTGAAGGGCGTGATGCCAAACCAAAACGTGAACCTTCACATCGTGAAAGTGTTTAACGAAGCGGGCTGGGGTTACTCTTCTGGTCTTGTGAAAGCGATACAAACGTGTGCTGATAATGGCGCAAACGTGGTGAACATGAGCCTCGGTGGTAGCCAATCGAGCCGCACGGAGCAAAATGCACTGAAAGCGATCTACGATCAAGGCGTACTGTTAATCGCTGCGGCGGGTAACGACGGCAATACTGCGCACAGCTACCCAGCGTCTTACGATTCTGTCATGTCAGTTGCAGCGGTCGATAATCAAAATGATCACGCGGCGTTCTCGCAAGCGACGGATCAAGTTGAAATCGCGGCGCCGGGTGTGGCGATCCTGTCCACCGTAACAGTAGGCGAAGGTAAGTTGTCTGACATTACGCTAAACGGTGTTAGCCAGTTTGACCGTGGCATCGTGCCTCATAACCGTTTGGTCCACAACGGCACGGAGTTTGTACCAGCACCAGTTGCAGGTTCAGTCACCGCGACATTGGCAAGCTGTGATGTGTCTGGTGGCAACTTCAACTGTGGCGACATGTCAGGCAAAATCTGTCTTACTGAGCGTATTGGCAATCAATCTTCAGGTACATACCCAGAGGTGGATGCAGTCCGAGCATGTTACAACGCGGGCGCAAGCGCGGCGATTGTATACAGCAACGCGGCATTAGCTGGGTTACAAAACCCTTTCTTAGTTGACCAAAACAACGCTTATCGCATGGTGTCGGTGACAGTTGATCGTGCATTTGGTCAAGAGCTATTGGGTTACGTAGGCCAAGAGATCACGGTTGCAACTACATCAGGTGAAGACTACGAGTACTACAACGGCACTTCGATGGCGACTCCGCACGTAACGGGCGTAGCTGGCTTGGTGTGGAGTTACCACCCAACGTGTACCGCAGCGCAAGTACGTAACGCGTTGATCAAAACCGCGACAGACATTGATGTTGCAGGTCGAGATAACCGCACAGGTCACGGCCTAGTGAATGCGGAAGCGGCGAAGCTGTTCTTGGATGCGGGCTGTAATGGTCCTGACGGTGGCGGTAGCTCTGTAGATTCTAGCTACTCAAACACTAACCCTGTTGCGATTCCTGACAACAAAACCTCTGGTGCCATCAGCGCACTGAATGTCGATCGCACTGGCGACTCAGGTACTGTAAGCATTGACGTAGATATTAGCCATACTTACATCGGTGACCTACGAGTGACTCTGACTTCACCGACAGGTGGACAAGTCGTGCTTCACGACAATACTGGCGGCAGCGCTAACGATATTAAAACCACTTTCCAAGTTGATTTCTCTGGTTTTGAATCACAAGGTTCTTGGGAACTAAAAGCCGTCGACAGTGCCAGAAGAGACACAGGTACAATCAACAGTTGGTCTCTGACATTTCAATAA
- a CDS encoding PTS sugar transporter subunit IIB, translating into MKIMVVCGHGLGTSLMMEMSIKSIVKELNVDAAVDHIDLGSAKGTSCDIFIGTKDIAEQLEALGVEQRIVALDNMVDKVAMKERLSVALQELGAL; encoded by the coding sequence ATGAAAATTATGGTTGTTTGCGGTCACGGTCTTGGTACTAGCCTAATGATGGAAATGAGCATCAAAAGCATCGTAAAAGAATTGAACGTCGATGCCGCTGTGGATCACATCGATCTTGGCTCAGCAAAAGGCACAAGTTGCGACATTTTCATCGGCACAAAAGACATTGCAGAACAGTTGGAAGCACTTGGCGTTGAGCAACGTATCGTAGCGCTTGATAACATGGTCGACAAAGTCGCAATGAAAGAGCGTTTATCTGTGGCACTTCAAGAGCTTGGCGCTCTATAA
- a CDS encoding efflux transporter outer membrane subunit, protein MKFKTRLVAAALSAVWLSGCGSLMRSDYQAPEVQVPANWQQMHVAGDVSMDPWWLAFNDPTLNQYITQVLAQNNDLTLATLTLKKARLQLGLAQDDLFPTLSSSTSGQVQKSLDSGESADSYSTNLSVNYELDLWGKISADVDQAKWTAMASQQDREATAQSLVATTASLYWQIGYLKQRLNLSQRNVEDVAQTLQLIEKQYQLGAVDQLDVLEAKRTLASLQAQQSEFEQSLLEANNAFTILFNQPPKSISANIQMLPEGDMPSLSVGAPSDLLIRRPDIKAAIYEVKAALANKDAADLDYLPKLTLTGALGGSSQALKDLLSNPIGSLGADMTLPFLQWNEMKNSQAIADLDYQSAIVSYRQVLYAAFQDVENALSAREKLKYQAARLQEQYDAASAAESIYAARYQYGSTSIMDYLNAQEDTRNAQASLLENRYNQFLTQVTLYQSLGGTDVAPL, encoded by the coding sequence ATGAAATTCAAAACTCGATTGGTCGCGGCTGCCTTAAGTGCAGTGTGGTTGTCAGGTTGTGGTTCGCTTATGCGTAGTGACTATCAAGCTCCTGAGGTGCAAGTGCCTGCAAATTGGCAACAGATGCATGTTGCGGGTGATGTCAGTATGGATCCTTGGTGGTTGGCGTTTAACGACCCAACGCTTAATCAATACATTACTCAGGTGTTGGCTCAAAACAACGATTTGACGCTGGCAACGCTAACGCTAAAGAAAGCGCGTTTACAGCTGGGTTTAGCGCAAGATGACCTTTTCCCTACGTTGAGTTCTTCCACATCAGGACAAGTTCAAAAATCTCTTGATAGCGGGGAATCGGCAGATAGCTACAGCACTAACTTGTCCGTCAATTACGAGTTGGATTTGTGGGGAAAAATCTCGGCAGACGTTGACCAAGCCAAGTGGACGGCGATGGCAAGTCAGCAAGATCGCGAGGCGACCGCACAAAGTTTGGTGGCAACGACGGCATCGTTATATTGGCAAATCGGCTATCTGAAACAGCGTTTAAACCTCAGTCAGCGTAATGTGGAAGACGTAGCTCAAACGCTACAATTGATTGAAAAACAGTACCAACTTGGCGCTGTGGATCAGTTAGATGTGCTTGAAGCCAAACGTACGTTGGCAAGCTTACAAGCGCAGCAAAGTGAGTTTGAACAGAGTTTACTTGAGGCAAACAACGCCTTTACGATTTTGTTCAATCAACCGCCGAAGAGCATCAGTGCAAACATCCAAATGCTGCCTGAAGGCGATATGCCATCGTTGAGTGTTGGTGCTCCGTCTGATTTATTGATCCGCAGACCCGACATTAAAGCAGCGATTTACGAAGTCAAAGCCGCGCTAGCAAATAAAGACGCAGCAGATTTGGACTACTTGCCCAAGCTGACGCTCACAGGGGCTTTGGGTGGATCGTCACAAGCGCTTAAAGACCTGCTTTCCAACCCGATTGGCAGCTTAGGTGCGGATATGACGCTACCGTTTTTGCAGTGGAATGAGATGAAAAATAGCCAAGCCATTGCCGATTTAGACTATCAATCGGCTATTGTGAGTTATCGCCAAGTGTTGTACGCCGCATTCCAAGATGTCGAAAATGCCTTGTCGGCACGCGAGAAATTGAAGTATCAGGCGGCGCGTTTACAAGAACAGTATGATGCCGCAAGTGCCGCTGAGTCCATTTATGCTGCGCGGTATCAGTATGGCTCGACGTCGATCATGGACTATTTGAATGCACAAGAAGACACCAGAAACGCGCAAGCTTCTTTGTTGGAAAACCGCTACAACCAGTTTCTCACTCAGGTTACGCTTTACCAGTCTTTAGGAGGAACCGACGTCGCGCCACTGTAA
- a CDS encoding type 2 secretion system lipase — translation MMKKTITLLTALLPLASAVAEEPTLSPEMVSASEVISTQENQTYTYVRCWYRTSYSKDDPATDWEWAKNEDGSYFTIDGYWWSSVSFKNMFYTNTSQNVIRQRCEATLDLANENADITFFAADNRFSYNHTIWSNDAAMQPDQINKVVALGDSLSDTGNIFNASQWRFPNPNSWFLGHFSNGFVWTEYIAKAKNLPLYNWAVGGAAGENQYIALTGVGDQVSSYLTYAKLAKNYKPANTLFTLEFGLNDFMNYNRGVPEVKADYAEALIRLTDAGAKNFMLMTLPDATKAPQFKYSTQEEIDKIRAKVLEMNEFIKAQAMYYKAQGYNITLFDTHALFETLTSAPEEHGFVNASDPCLDINRSSSVDYMYTHALRSECAASGAEKFVFWDVTHPTTATHRYVAEKMLESSNNLAEYRF, via the coding sequence ATGATGAAAAAAACAATCACACTATTAACTGCATTACTCCCGCTTGCTTCTGCAGTTGCCGAAGAGCCAACCTTATCACCAGAAATGGTTTCAGCGTCTGAAGTGATCAGCACGCAAGAAAACCAAACCTATACCTATGTTCGCTGTTGGTATCGCACCAGCTACTCGAAAGATGATCCGGCGACCGATTGGGAATGGGCAAAAAACGAAGATGGTAGCTACTTCACCATTGACGGCTACTGGTGGAGCTCCGTTTCATTTAAAAACATGTTCTACACCAACACGTCGCAAAACGTTATCCGTCAGCGTTGTGAAGCAACATTAGATTTGGCGAACGAGAACGCAGACATTACGTTCTTCGCCGCTGACAATCGCTTCTCATACAACCACACGATCTGGAGCAACGACGCAGCAATGCAGCCAGATCAAATCAACAAAGTGGTTGCACTCGGTGACAGCTTGTCTGATACAGGCAACATATTTAACGCATCACAATGGCGCTTCCCTAACCCGAACAGCTGGTTCTTAGGTCACTTCTCCAACGGTTTTGTGTGGACAGAATACATTGCCAAAGCGAAGAACCTTCCGCTCTACAACTGGGCAGTTGGCGGCGCGGCTGGTGAGAACCAATACATCGCGCTAACAGGGGTTGGTGATCAAGTTTCTTCGTACTTAACCTACGCAAAACTGGCGAAGAACTACAAACCAGCAAACACCTTGTTTACGCTTGAGTTTGGTTTGAATGACTTCATGAACTACAACCGTGGCGTTCCAGAAGTGAAAGCGGATTATGCAGAAGCACTGATTCGTTTGACGGACGCAGGTGCGAAGAACTTCATGTTGATGACACTGCCAGATGCGACGAAAGCGCCTCAGTTTAAGTACTCAACACAAGAAGAGATCGACAAAATTCGTGCGAAAGTGCTTGAGATGAACGAGTTCATCAAGGCACAAGCGATGTACTACAAAGCGCAAGGTTACAACATCACGTTGTTTGATACTCACGCCTTGTTCGAGACGCTAACTTCTGCGCCAGAAGAGCACGGTTTCGTGAACGCGAGTGATCCTTGTTTGGACATCAACCGCTCATCGTCTGTCGATTACATGTACACCCACGCATTGCGCTCTGAGTGTGCAGCATCTGGTGCTGAGAAGTTTGTGTTCTGGGATGTCACGCATCCAACAACAGCAACTCACCGCTATGTTGCAGAGAAAATGCTAGAAAGTAGCAACAACTTAGCAGAGTACCGTTTCTAA
- a CDS encoding PTS ascorbate transporter subunit IIC: MEFFSFLMNDVLSEPAVLVGLIALIGLIAQKKPVTECIKGTVKTILGFIVLGAGAGLVVSSLGDFATIFQHAFGITGVVPNNEAIVSIAQEAFGKEMAMIMFFGMLVNILIARFTPWKFIFLTGHHTLFMSMMVAAILASSGMKGVPLIALGSVVVGSVMVFFPAIAHKYMKQVTGSDDVAIGHFSTLSYVLAGFIGSKFGNKEHSTEEMNVPKSLLFLRDTPVAISFTMGIIFVVTCLFAGGDFVREVSGGKHWSMFALMQSITFAGGVYVILQGVRMVIAEIVPAFKGISDKLVPNAKPALDCPVVFPYAPNAVLVGFLSSFAAGLVGMFLLYVMGLTVIIPGVVPHFFVGAAAGVFGNATGGRRGAILGAFAQGLLITFLPVFLMPVLGDLGFANTTFSDADFGAVGILLGLIVR; encoded by the coding sequence ATGGAATTCTTCAGTTTCTTAATGAACGATGTCCTATCAGAGCCAGCGGTTCTGGTCGGTCTCATCGCTCTAATCGGCTTAATTGCCCAGAAAAAACCAGTCACCGAGTGCATTAAAGGCACGGTAAAAACCATTCTTGGTTTCATCGTACTTGGCGCAGGTGCAGGCTTAGTTGTGAGCTCGCTAGGCGACTTCGCGACCATTTTCCAACACGCATTTGGCATTACAGGCGTGGTACCAAACAACGAAGCTATCGTCTCTATCGCGCAAGAAGCGTTTGGTAAAGAGATGGCGATGATCATGTTCTTCGGTATGTTGGTGAACATTCTGATCGCTCGTTTCACGCCGTGGAAATTCATCTTCCTAACAGGTCACCACACGCTATTTATGTCGATGATGGTGGCGGCGATTCTGGCATCTAGCGGCATGAAAGGTGTTCCACTGATCGCTCTTGGCTCTGTGGTTGTGGGTTCTGTAATGGTGTTCTTCCCTGCAATTGCGCACAAATACATGAAGCAAGTAACAGGCTCAGACGACGTTGCGATTGGTCACTTCTCAACGCTTTCTTACGTCCTAGCTGGTTTCATTGGCAGCAAGTTTGGTAACAAAGAACATTCTACTGAAGAGATGAATGTCCCTAAAAGCTTGCTGTTCCTACGTGATACACCAGTGGCTATCTCGTTCACAATGGGCATCATCTTTGTGGTGACGTGTTTATTCGCTGGCGGTGACTTTGTCCGTGAAGTCAGTGGCGGTAAACATTGGTCTATGTTTGCGCTAATGCAATCCATCACATTTGCAGGTGGTGTGTACGTTATCCTGCAAGGTGTACGTATGGTTATCGCAGAAATCGTTCCTGCATTTAAAGGCATCTCAGACAAACTGGTTCCAAACGCAAAACCTGCACTGGATTGTCCGGTTGTGTTCCCATACGCGCCAAACGCGGTATTGGTGGGCTTCCTATCGAGCTTTGCAGCCGGTCTAGTGGGCATGTTCCTGCTGTACGTGATGGGTCTTACTGTGATTATCCCAGGTGTCGTTCCACACTTCTTTGTGGGTGCTGCGGCAGGTGTATTTGGTAACGCGACAGGTGGTCGTCGCGGCGCAATTCTAGGCGCGTTTGCACAAGGTCTACTGATTACTTTCCTACCTGTATTCCTAATGCCAGTACTGGGTGATCTTGGCTTTGCAAACACAACATTCAGTGATGCTGACTTCGGCGCGGTAGGTATCCTACTTGGTTTGATTGTTCGCTAA
- a CDS encoding LacI family DNA-binding transcriptional regulator: MSEPRKRRSTGNVTLADVAKQAGVGTMTVSRALRTPELVSDKLREKIQQVVDELGYIPNKAAGALASAESYSIALIIPSLFEKACAHFLPSFQQALNKAGYQLLLGYSDYSIEQEEKLLSTFLESRPAGVVLFGSEHSQRTHQLLEASNTPVLEIAELSSKASYLNIGVDHFEVGKACTRHLIEQGFKNVGFIGARGNHSTLQRQLHGWQSAMIENYLTPDHFLTTHEAPSSQLGAEGLAKLLLRDSSLNALVCSHEEIAIGALFECHRRVLKVPTDIAIICLEGSSMGEHAYPSLTSAEFDYERMGTKAAEKLLHAIKGEPEERPTSMGFKLKRRASTAIN, from the coding sequence ATGAGCGAACCTCGCAAACGAAGAAGTACCGGCAATGTCACTTTGGCTGATGTCGCCAAACAAGCAGGCGTAGGCACGATGACGGTGTCGCGAGCATTACGAACGCCAGAGCTGGTATCCGATAAGCTGAGAGAAAAAATTCAACAAGTGGTTGATGAGCTCGGCTATATCCCGAACAAAGCCGCAGGGGCACTCGCATCTGCAGAAAGTTATTCCATCGCTCTAATCATTCCGTCACTGTTTGAAAAAGCATGCGCGCATTTCTTACCAAGCTTCCAACAGGCGTTAAACAAAGCGGGTTATCAACTATTGCTGGGTTACAGCGACTACTCGATTGAGCAAGAAGAAAAGTTGCTTTCGACTTTTTTAGAGAGCCGTCCTGCGGGCGTTGTACTGTTTGGAAGTGAGCATAGTCAGCGAACGCATCAACTGCTAGAGGCGTCAAATACGCCAGTGTTAGAGATTGCCGAACTGAGCTCAAAGGCTAGTTATCTCAACATTGGCGTGGATCACTTCGAAGTGGGTAAGGCCTGTACCAGACACCTGATTGAACAAGGTTTTAAGAACGTTGGTTTTATTGGGGCGCGCGGGAATCACTCGACGTTGCAACGCCAGTTACACGGTTGGCAAAGTGCGATGATTGAAAACTATCTCACCCCAGATCATTTTCTGACGACTCATGAAGCTCCATCTTCACAATTGGGTGCGGAAGGATTGGCGAAGTTATTGCTGCGCGATTCAAGCTTGAATGCTTTGGTGTGTAGCCATGAGGAGATAGCAATTGGTGCGCTCTTTGAGTGCCATCGCCGCGTGCTCAAAGTCCCGACCGACATTGCCATTATTTGCCTTGAAGGCTCTTCTATGGGGGAGCACGCTTACCCAAGTTTGACATCGGCAGAATTTGATTACGAGCGCATGGGCACCAAGGCGGCAGAAAAACTGTTGCATGCCATCAAAGGTGAGCCAGAAGAAAGGCCAACCAGTATGGGCTTTAAGCTAAAGCGTCGAGCAAGTACCGCGATTAACTGA